The genome window TGAGCTTTTTGCTATAAAAAATCAATCACCTtctaaatgaagaaaaataaagtgtAGAAATGAGCTCTGCATTGCTCTTGGTTTTCAACAAGCCCTGAAttggaatgtgttttttttttttgagctcaTATTGTGAAGAGCTTCATAATTATATATGAATTTAAAGTAGATGGTGAAATATTACATATACAAATGAGGTATGATTGTTTGAATAGCTTTGTAGACCATAAAAATGTGCCTTGGGAAGCCTGTGGCTAGAGGGCGAGAAGGAAATTATGGGAAGCCGCCAGTAAAGTGTACAATATCTTAGCCTTGGACTGTCTcaatttctttgtctctctttaactccctgttttgttttgttttccaggGCCTCACTCCTGATATCGTGCACTACATGGCATTTTTCTCGTACTTCGCCCTCCAACTGGCGCAGCTCTTCCTCAGCTGTTTCGCAGACCTGGCTCCTCCAGGCAAAGCCGTCCTCCAGGTACGCAGAGCGAAATCTTAGGTAGTCAACATGTCATTTAGTCAGATTTATGGAATATAATACTACGCCCCACTAGCTGAGGACATGTGCCTCGTAAGTGATGCCTTGTCATTAGTGAGAGCTCATGATTGCTTCAAGGAGATGTTTTGAAGCTTGGTTCAAACTGGTGAGTCATCTTGACGAATGAGGCCCTCCTGCCTTGATAATGATATCTACCCATTTTAGCTCGAGACCGCGGCTCAGAGAACCCAATCTTGTGgtgtttactgtgaaaaatACTTACGAGGCTGCACACGCGACCCAAGTCTCATCAGTCCacctttacttatttttttgtgtgttttattttatatgaccCTAtcgcatttatgttttttttttctggatgtttgatgtaaaacataaaaatctaGACCttgctaatatacagtatatttatgtcTATTTCACATCTTCTGGCCTCAAGAATCTGAACGATGAAAATGATGAGATAGTGGcctggttttgtgtgtgtatgtgtgtgtaatgaagtTGAAGCTCAGACATGagtgccacaccccatactccTCTCCTGGCTCAGTCGCTTCCTGTGTTATTCACAGCATGCCATTGAGTGAGACCTCCGGTGAAGAAacgtgtgagtgtatgtgtgtgtgtgtgtgtgtgtgtgtgtgtgtgtgtgtgtgtttgggtggatGGGGATAGAGGCAGAGCTGAGGTCAGCTGTGGGTGGAAATGTGTAGTAACTAGGTCCGTGCCAGTCTcacatattaacacacacacactttcacttacTCACACAGACACTTTCACTGATTTTCTGTTTACTCACTGTGCACTGCGgccagatgcttttttttttttttcctgctcacGCACTGCTCGCTTTCCAAGAAAGCAAAAGTGTAACACCTGTATGCTTTAATACCACCAAACCAATTGAATTGCTACACTTTAAtgcatatacaatatacagcaTGCCAAAAGTACGTCTCATAAACCTGGTCATACGTTTTGATTTCAGAACGCGTGCCCTGTACAGGATGCATCGTTTTTGTCCAAGATGCTCTTCTGGTGGTTCAGCGGGTAAGCAAGGCAAAATTGTCCTCATTTTTTAGATGTTACAAATATCAGTTTCTGTTGTGACAGCTTGCAACGCGTGATAAGAAAAAGTATTTGTAAGCTTgtgttataatttatataaagaaTTGTAGTGTTTATGCAAGAAGTCAGCAAAAGTCCTGTGGGACAAGAGGATTAATTATGCTGTTACTgggaaataataaatgttagtgTGGTAGCTGTAAATTCGCTTCACATCTGGCTCCTGACCTTGATGCGTTTCCTACACCAGCACTCCTCGTTGTGTTTCTGCTTTGTTTTTAAGgagctttacttttttttgtctagaCGCGCACGATCCATTAATTGCATTAATTTGCAATGTAAGAGAAAGCCAAACATTTTTTGTGCATATGTAAGTgcttgcatgtgtttgtgtttctgtaggTTGGCTGTAAAAGGATACCGCACCCCTCTACAGGCAGAAGATCTGTGGTGCCTGCGTGAGAAGGACACGTCACATAAAATCCTCTCGGACCTGGAAGAGGAATGGACCAAAGAGCGCACCAAACTGCAGCAGTACGAACTTAGTTTATAATCCATATAGGCAATTACATTTGGGCAGATGCTCAGAacaatgaaatatttatttaaacagcacATGTACGGTAATTAGATGAAACCATGGCAGAGTCAGCACTGACACAAGTGCCTActtgttaattaatttctaCTTTGAAGATCCGTTGTATTGTGGATCTTCTTCAGAAGCTTCATATGCGAGAGGTCACTTGTGTTTTACGACCTGCGGAAAGCTGATTCATATTCCAGCTATGCTAACCCTGTTTTTAATTAAGGACTTTAAAGATGCAGAGCTTCGTGTGTACACTAAAGACTTTTTTCTGAGTGCATCATCTTTTAAAACTCAAACTGTCATTCTTATGCATCCTGTATAATGAATCTTTGTTTCATTACTAGGCAGGAGAAGCAGCTCAGCAGCAGTGTGGTGTTGGGAACTCGCTTGCCAGATCAGGCCCAGCTCCTCAGAAAGCTGCAGAAGGAACAAAGCTCAGGCTTTTGCCTTTTACGGACGCTCGCTCGCAACTTCGGACCGTACTTCCTGTCTGGAACCCTGTGTCTGGTGGTCCAtgatgcgttcatgtttgccaTTCCACAAGTACTCAGGTAAGCACACTGGACATCCATTAAAACCAAGACACACAATCTGGCCtagtctgggtttttttttttttttttttcaaagaccaaaaagttaaaaaagttctttttataaaataaacagacttTAAAGTAAACATTCTCCTGGTGATTCAAAGGAACATTTCTAACAGTTTTTTCGGGGTCCATCGCACGGTTCATAATATCTCCAAAAAACAGGAAGTCACAGTTTGCAGCAGGTGCTCGGCCACTCTGTGTCAGTCTAGCCAGCGAGagattgggttgtttatgcCCACAGAGGGGCAATTATGGCTAAGAGTCTGAACGCTGGTCAGAACCCGTCACCGCAGCACTATGCCCGGTGTAGACGCGTCTGCTCTAGTCAAGCTTAAGCGGAAGTGCTGAGGTTGTGGTTGAAAAAGCGGCCATGGCAGGAGAGCCAGTCAACCAACCAGAAGTATGAGACAACCACCAGCAAAGTACGGCAGTAAAAGTTGCCCTTTTTACTCTGCTCGAAAGACCTAAAATGATTGTGTCTGGAATTTATATAGGGCCAGCTGATGGCAAGGAATGCTAACTTTCTAAGAATGCCCGGTTGTTAATGAAGTGTGTTGTGGAGTGAAGTCTTAACCAACTTTTAGTGAAGCTCTTGCTGGGAACCGAGTAATTAACCAAACACTTCACGGAGTATTGCTTTCTTCATATAGAATCCAGACCTTTGTCGCCGGGTCTGTGCTTTTCTCATGCCTAAGATAACATTCATCCTGTCCAACACTTGATCAAGCTAAGCATCCTAAGCATAATGtttgttgcttaaattatttacattaaagatTAATATCTGGCTCAGTCAGGGTCATAAACCTTGGTGGAGAAGCTCTTTTGTGGCATCTTTTAATATCATATGATTTCAGATTTCGTTAAATTGTGTTCTTAACATTAATCTCATGTAGAATAGTACTGTTCTGTCACAAATACACGACTTGgtaagattttaaaaactgaaagagATTATAGATTTAGTGTTGTTATCAAACAAACCCCGAAGGTCTCTATCAAATTAAACCTAAACAACACAAACTTTATCATATGTATAACTTCATAATGAGTAGATTTGCCTACTGTACActagttttttaaatatacagtatattatgtttataataatataatataatataatataatataatataatataatataatataatattttttatatatattgtttttaattcatgCCCAGGACCCCTTTTGCATTAACTAGAGCAGATCtacagcacatactgtatataaactgcCTCAAGGTTTAACCCCTGACCTGCGTCCTTCCTGTCTTTATCCTCACAGTCTGCTGTTGGGCTTTATGAGGGAGGAGGACGCTCCGCTGTGGAAAGGATATTTCTACGCCACGCTCATGTTCCTCCTCTCCTGTATGCAGTCCCTTTTTAACCACCAGTACATGTACTCCTGCTTCACAGTGGGCATGAGGGTCAAGACGGCAGTTATGGGTCTCGTCTATAGGAAGGTAAAAGCTTTTTTGGCAGTGTTaaattagagttttttttttcttaaagccaGACAGTGTAAACACAAGCACTAAATTTACACCTAAACTGAAGCGAAAGCAGTTTGTAGTAGCGAAAATAACTGGACTAATTTGTAGAGTAACTATTTTGGACTAGACCTTACCTGTAAGATTAAAATCCTAAACATAGGTAACAATTAAAGTGACTGAGATTTAACCATGTGGTTGATGTGGTGTAAGAAAAAGAAACCACGCAATGTAGTGTATTTCTTACAACATGAGATCATGAattaaataagataataataataataataataataataaagatactGTGGCTTGCCATACCACCATCCGTCCTCAATTGTGAAGACTTTCCCATTGAGGAAAACCTATGTCACATTGGACAGATTATAGATTTAGTTTTAGTATAAAAACACTAATTTATAAGGGGAAGCATATTAATAGTAAGGTCAATACGATCGGGCTTCCTGAGTGATCGgttttctgtctgtctaccCCTGTGTAGTCTCTGGTGATAAACAGCGCAGCACGGAGGAAGTGTACAgtaggagagattgtgaatctGGTCTCTGCGGACACCCAAAAGCTCATGGATTTTGTCGTGTACTTTAACGCCGTGTGGCTCGCTCCCATCGAGATTGCCCTCTGCCTCTTCTTTCTCTGGCAGGTCAGTTTCTTTAACAGgttttaatttttcaccacaaccATGTAATCAGTTCGCAGTGTATGTATATCTCCTCGTAATCATGAATCTTAATTTCTTGCATTGTTCCCGTTTCAGCACCTGGGACCATCTGCTCTGGCTGGCATCACCACGGTCTTTCTCATCTTCCCTCTGAACGGATTCATCGCCAAGAAGAGAAGCAAACTGCAGGTGCTGTAGCAGAGACAAATTCAGtaaaataagagaaaagaaAGCCTTTCGGGTAAACATGTCAAAATAGGAATGACTGCGGCTACAGAATATTTAAACTAGTTTAACGATTATGTAACTTTAGTATCACGCGGTCAGCAATAAACAACTTTGCCTCAAGCTGTCATCTGCTAAAAACCAAgccaaacacaataataaatcaGACAGCTTTGGTACCAGCGTTTGTCCTTCTGAGACCAGCTGTGTTCAggtgtataaaaaaacaaagcaaagcgTGCATTTATTTGAACTAATCTCACATCTCCAAACCATACTCCAGGACCGGACAAAGGGTCAGTGTGAAAGGTCCACAGCTGGTTCAGATAGCCCAGCGAGCACAGAGCAGAATGTGGGCGTGTGGTTTGGATTCAAGCACCTCATTCCTTTGATGTCTCTACATCTACTTAGACTGGAGACAACCACAGTGCAACAAATGGCGATATTTTATTCCTCCTTTTGAAGACAGCAGATGCCCACGCCCTCGGGCAAAGTTGAAGCTGTAGAATTTTGGTTGTAACCTTGGCCCGTTCCATGTCTGGACATCCTGAGTTACGAGACACTGGCTGACCCATTTTTCTAGAAATATCACATCATAACTGCAGGTTCGCTTGTGATAATTGAGATATATTCTGTACTTGTATAAAAACCAGGGAATGTGGTAAAACCAACCGattcacatttaaatatttaaacagacCAGAACTTTTTCCAACATTACCATCAATCACATTGACTTTGAcaccatatttaaaaaaagactcaGACTGCATACTCACCGTTTCTTTTAGCACTGTAATCCCCAGTCATCCTGAGTGTCTATATTTACTTGTCCAAATTGCAGGAGATCCAGATGAAGTTCATGGATGGTCGAATCAAGCTCATGAACGAAATCCTGAATGGCATAAAGATCCTGAAGTTCTACGCCTGGGAAAAGGCTTTCCTTGAGCAGGTCTTAGGTTACAGAGAAAAAGAGCTCAAAGCCTTGAAGAAGTCCCAAATCCTTTATTCCATTTCCATCGCTTCCTTCAACTCTTCGACCTTCCTGGTGTGTAGCAGAGATAAACAATTACATAGAATCTACCATTTGTCTGAAGTTTAGCAGCAATCCAGTATAACTAAGTGTTATTTTTCCACTTCATGCTCAGATCGCCTTTGCGATGTTTGGCGTGTACGTGCTCATAGATGACAAGAATGTGTTGGATGCTCAGAAGATTTTCGTCTCCATGGCACTTATCAACATCCTAAAGACTCCTCTGAGCCAACTTCCGTTTGCCATGAGCACCACCATGCAGGTACTACTACCATCTCCACCAGTATACGTCTCTGAATTCACTAATTTACACATTTGATATCAGATATTTATCTTCTGTATCTTCTGATGTCGCAGGCTGTTGTCTCGCTCAAGCGCTTAGGGAAATATTTGTGCCAAGAAGAGTTAAAACCAGACAGCGTGTCCAGAGAAGCTTTTAAGTCAGGTAAGTTGGacaatataatacatttatatgaaGGTTCTATAATGCGTAGCAAGCTTTTAGTTTGGTGAATGAAATTCTAAACAGACGTGCAACAGATTAAGGTTAATGGGTCAAGAGCTGCTCAATTCCAAGGCTGTGTGGCAGGATACATTCATTTCCTGTTCCGTTTGGGAacgatagagagaaagagagagagtgtgcaaTTAGAGAGGCAGTGCAGCAGCTCATGCTAGACTGTGGTTTCAACACAGCCTTCTATTTTCGTGAAATGCAAACACATTTCGGCCCAGCGGACTGTCAGCGCGTTTGCAGACAGCTCGCGAAAACTGCTATTTCGAAGATGATGCTAATTAGACTGCGTAATTAAGCGAAGGCTTTGATTCCACAAGCTTAGCTGCGAGAGGAAGTTTACTTTCACAGACAGACCTCTGTTCTCACCTTAATGGTTCCCATATGCTAGAACAACATGTACATGTACGCCTTGCACACGTGTAGGGAACTGCTACTGTGGAAACACCAGATGGTGCATTGTGCATTCTTGTTAATGTTTCCTCCtgtgtctttctttttgttttgttttttattcagacGAAGAAGGTGTCGTGGTTGAGAACGGGACTTTTAGTTGGTCTAAAGACGGTCCTCCTTGTCTGAAAAGGTACGACGACGATAGAACGTGTAATTCAGGGACATGATACTGTGCCTGTCCTGAAGTGATTTATTCTGCATCTACCACAGCAGTTTGATAACATTGCCTTcttacaaatgttaaatgttgcGATGTTGAAGATAAACCATTAATCAGTTAATTGCTGTTAggaatgtaattaatttatgtaatataaatgtatgtgtgGTATTTATAGGATCAGTGTAAGAGTTCCTCGTGGTGCATTGGTTGCAGTTGTTGGTCATGTTGGCAGCGGAAAGTCGTCCTTGCTCTCTGCTATGCTcggagagacggagagaagAAGTGGAAGTGTTTCTATTAAGGTAACAATacattcattatatatatatatatatatatatatataacatttttgtatattttagagTATTTATGTGTACTCTGTCAATCTCTTGATGATTTTTTAGGGATCTGTGGCTTACGTCCCCCAACAAGCCTGGATTCAAAATGCTACGCTGCAGGACAACATTTTGTTCGGTAGGGAGAACAAGAAGACCTGGTATCAGCGTGTTTTGGACGCATGCGCTCTGCTGCCAGATCTCGACATACTACCAGCAGGAGACGCCACTGAGATTGGCGAGAAGGTGCTTACAAAAGAAAGCTTTTAAACTTGCTCATCACTGAGGGTTCCTCAAGGGTTCTTTGGATAgtgaagtgatttttttttttgtacttgaaACTGTATTTGCAGATTCTGCAGAGAAATAAACCGTAGAACCATCGAGGGTTATAGTtttctttaaactgtttaaacatCTAACACAGCCTTGAGAAACCCTATTCCTTCTAAGAGTATGCCCATTGCCCATCTcccaaacatttatttcataacAATTTTTTGTGAGAGTGTCTACAATCCCTACATTGTTCACAGGGCTTGAACCTGTCCGGAGGTCAGAAGCAGAGGGTGAGTCTGGCACGTGCTGTCTTCAGGAAAGCCGATATCTATTTGCTGGATGATCCTCTCTCAGCTGTTGATGCCCATGTGGGTCAGCACATCTTTGATAAGGTTATCGGGCCCAAGGGTGTGCTGAGAGACAAGGTGAATGAAAACTCtatctttgttttttctctgacacagcaatttaaaaagagagaaatgaaaTAACCCCATTTTTAACATCAATGAATGTGACAACTATATGTCAGCTAACATGAGTGCAAGCTTTTCGCATGCATAGGATTTGGCTTGGAGTCAGAAATAACACGCAAAAAATGCTCAAACACACTTCTAAAAATGCTGCCTGAACACTTGGCTGGCAGTGCAGTTTCATATGAAGGTTTACATTGTTCTACTTTTGGCAGACTCGCATCCTGGTGACCCACGGGACAAGCTTCCTGCCTCAGGCCGATCTGATCCTGGTGATGGTTGAGGGAGAGATCACGGAAAGTGGTTCCTACCAGGAGCTTCTGAACCGTAATGGAGCCTTCGCAGAGTTCATCCACACTTTCGCCAGCTCTGAGAGGAAGGAGTGCTCCACACAAAGAGGTATATCAAATACCTTTAATTTTGTGCAGAACACtatcgtttttttaaatgggtttaacaaaaaaaccttGCTATACTTGAACAGAATAGCGGTACCATcaatattaatactaatactaGATGGACTGGACagctattaatttttaagttaaattacagGTTCCAGAAAGTCCTGCTCAAGGCTCAGTGTAACAGACTTCATGCCTTTCTCCAGGGACCTCTCCCAGGAGCAACTAATTGGGTAAGTACACATAAAACTGGAAACTCCTGCTAGTGTATCTCAATGAAAAATATTCGTTAGGATTCCTTGCGTGAAATCTGAATCTCATTCTGTTAACTAGAATACTTGAGAACATTGCCATGTGGTGTCCATAATAAAACCAGTTGCATTCACTAACCCTCCTTTTCTTTGGCTCAGCGGTGACACAAACAGTGTCACTATTCAGAGTGTAGACCCTGATATTGAACCGGAACAAATTCCTGAAGACCTGGGGAAACTCACTAATGTCGACAAGGCCCGGATAGGCAGGGTAAGAATTTACAGTTAAGACTAAATTCCTTTAGCTTTCAGCAAGATAATCTTATTTAATGGGTGTTGCTCAGATTTCTGTCTCCATCTTCCTTTCCAGGTGAAACTGGAGATGTACGTCGAGTACTTCCGTACCATCGGTTTGGCACTGATCATGCCCATTCTCTTCCTGTACGCCTTTCAGCAGGGCGCATCTCTGGCATACAACTACTGGCTCAGTATGTGGGCTGATGAGCCCATTATCAACGGTACACAGCTCAACACTGACATGAAGCTGGGAGTCTATGGAGCGCTCGGGTTTGCACAAGGTATTGACGATTGGATTCTGCCCATTTCTATGGACAATTCCATTTTTTCTTATTCAGTAATCAGTTAATCA of Clarias gariepinus isolate MV-2021 ecotype Netherlands chromosome 6, CGAR_prim_01v2, whole genome shotgun sequence contains these proteins:
- the abcc6a gene encoding multidrug resistance-associated protein 1, coding for MDTFCSLSGLDPLWDWNQTWYTHTPELSDCFQNTVLVWAPCIYLWLCSPFYCLHLYCHGRGRLPLSLLCSAKLLLGFFLASFGFVEFFYILLERHQEIHHHFIFLLASVIRSLTVVLAVCIIQWERVRGCRSSVVLFLYWLLSVVCSLVPLRAKIQLAIEQGLTPDIVHYMAFFSYFALQLAQLFLSCFADLAPPGKAVLQNACPVQDASFLSKMLFWWFSGLAVKGYRTPLQAEDLWCLREKDTSHKILSDLEEEWTKERTKLQQQEKQLSSSVVLGTRLPDQAQLLRKLQKEQSSGFCLLRTLARNFGPYFLSGTLCLVVHDAFMFAIPQVLSLLLGFMREEDAPLWKGYFYATLMFLLSCMQSLFNHQYMYSCFTVGMRVKTAVMGLVYRKSLVINSAARRKCTVGEIVNLVSADTQKLMDFVVYFNAVWLAPIEIALCLFFLWQHLGPSALAGITTVFLIFPLNGFIAKKRSKLQEIQMKFMDGRIKLMNEILNGIKILKFYAWEKAFLEQVLGYREKELKALKKSQILYSISIASFNSSTFLIAFAMFGVYVLIDDKNVLDAQKIFVSMALINILKTPLSQLPFAMSTTMQAVVSLKRLGKYLCQEELKPDSVSREAFKSDEEGVVVENGTFSWSKDGPPCLKRISVRVPRGALVAVVGHVGSGKSSLLSAMLGETERRSGSVSIKGSVAYVPQQAWIQNATLQDNILFGRENKKTWYQRVLDACALLPDLDILPAGDATEIGEKGLNLSGGQKQRVSLARAVFRKADIYLLDDPLSAVDAHVGQHIFDKVIGPKGVLRDKTRILVTHGTSFLPQADLILVMVEGEITESGSYQELLNRNGAFAEFIHTFASSERKECSTQRGSRKSCSRLSVTDFMPFSRDLSQEQLIGGDTNSVTIQSVDPDIEPEQIPEDLGKLTNVDKARIGRVKLEMYVEYFRTIGLALIMPILFLYAFQQGASLAYNYWLSMWADEPIINGTQLNTDMKLGVYGALGFAQGIAIFGTTVAISIGGIIASRQLHLDLLKNVLHSPMSFFESTPSGNLLNRFAKEIDAIDCMIPDGLKMMLGYVFKLMEVCIIVLLATPFAAVIILPLALLYAFVQSFYVATSCQLRRLESVSRSPIYTHFNETVQGASVIRAFGEQPRFILQANQRVDHNQTAYFPRFVATRWLAVNLEFLGNGVVLAAAILSVMGKDTLSPGIVGLAVSHSLQVTGILSWIVRSWTDVENNIVSVERVKEYADTPKEAPWSSEDISLPPAWPQTGTIEFQDYGLQYRKGLEFALKGISLHIQEKEKIGIVGRTGAGKSSLALGIFRILEAGKGEIYIDGVNIANLGLHDLRSRITIIPQDPVLFSGSLRINLDPFDAYSDEEVWSALELAHLKHFVSGLPDKLNYECSEGGENLSLGQRQLVCLARALLRKTKILVLDEATAAVDLETDTLIQSTIRSQFEDCTVLTIAHRLNTIMDYTKVLVMDKGHVIEMDSPSNLIAQKGQFYRMCREAGLV